One segment of Pseudomonadota bacterium DNA contains the following:
- a CDS encoding twin-arginine translocase TatA/TatE family subunit produces the protein MFGLGMPELIVIMVIVLIIFGAGKLPEIGGAIGKGIKSFKKSMKEPDEIDITPKDDKDKETPEKQ, from the coding sequence ATGTTTGGTCTTGGTATGCCTGAGCTTATAGTAATAATGGTTATAGTCCTGATTATCTTTGGGGCAGGCAAGCTTCCAGAAATAGGAGGGGCAATCGGGAAGGGTATAAAGAGTTTTAAAAAATCAATGAAAGAACCCGATGAGATAGACATTACACCAAAAGATGACAAGGATAAAGAAACACCCGAGAAACAGTGA